In a genomic window of Natranaerovirga pectinivora:
- a CDS encoding cupin domain-containing protein, producing MYNNYKSYFSYPYYLNTQRFYSQNMNLDYSIHSYRNTVNMSMYDQDIEEEYTMFMDYGPEPYVVDMEEITKENNTFRTALWTGDYLQLTLMSIDVGDDIGLEVHHDHDQFLRIEEGQGIVQMGDTEDQLDYEERVYDDFAVFVPAGKWHNLTNTGNTPLKLYSIYAPPEHPHGTVHETKADDDH from the coding sequence ATGTATAATAATTATAAGTCTTATTTTTCATATCCTTATTACCTTAATACACAAAGATTTTACTCACAAAATATGAACCTTGATTATAGTATCCATTCATATCGTAACACCGTGAATATGTCAATGTATGACCAAGATATAGAAGAAGAATATACAATGTTTATGGATTATGGCCCAGAACCTTATGTTGTGGATATGGAGGAAATCACTAAAGAAAATAACACTTTTCGTACTGCTTTATGGACAGGAGACTATTTACAATTAACCTTGATGAGTATAGATGTTGGAGATGATATCGGTTTAGAGGTTCATCATGACCATGATCAATTCTTACGTATAGAAGAAGGTCAAGGGATTGTTCAAATGGGTGATACAGAAGATCAGTTGGATTATGAAGAAAGAGTTTATGATGACTTTGCTGTGTTTGTACCTGCAGGTAAATGGCATAATCTAACCAATACTGGTAATACACCACTTAAATTATATTCTATTTACGCACCACCTGAACACCCACATGGTACCGTTCATGAAACAAAAGCAGATGATGACCATTAA
- a CDS encoding aminotransferase class I/II-fold pyridoxal phosphate-dependent enzyme — translation MQFAKRMNQFGEGIFTKLLDIKRKRLENGELVIDLSIGTPNIPPAKHIIEALCTSAADENNYIYAINDQDSLLEAVKSWYKKRYDVELDPKTEICSLLGSQEGLAHISLTIIDEGDTVLVPDPCYPVFADGPLLAGGQLYYMPQKKENDYIIQLEDIPEEVAEKAKLILVSYPNNPTTAMAPDSFYRELIEFARKHNIIVIHDNAYSELVYDERRAGSFLAFPGAKEVGVEFNSLSKTYGLAGARIGFCVGNSEVVARLKMLKSNIDYGMYLPFQKAAIAAITGSQECVEETKKAYEKRRDILCMGFKKIGWEIDKPEATMFIWTRIPYHYEKSEDFAMDMIKKAGVIVTPGSAFGPSGEGYVRLALVQDEDALKKAIQAVHKSGILNQPMPLTT, via the coding sequence ATGCAGTTCGCAAAGAGGATGAATCAATTTGGAGAAGGTATCTTTACTAAATTGTTGGATATAAAAAGAAAGCGATTAGAAAACGGGGAATTGGTTATTGACTTAAGCATAGGGACACCTAATATACCCCCAGCAAAACATATCATAGAAGCTTTATGTACATCAGCTGCAGATGAAAACAATTATATATATGCTATTAATGATCAAGATTCTTTACTAGAGGCAGTGAAGTCATGGTATAAAAAAAGATATGATGTTGAACTAGATCCAAAGACAGAAATATGTTCCCTTTTAGGGTCTCAGGAAGGGCTTGCTCATATCTCATTAACCATTATTGACGAGGGGGATACAGTATTGGTTCCTGATCCATGTTATCCTGTATTTGCAGATGGACCACTTCTTGCAGGCGGGCAATTGTATTATATGCCACAGAAGAAAGAGAATGATTATATCATTCAATTAGAAGATATTCCAGAAGAGGTAGCTGAAAAAGCAAAATTAATTCTAGTATCTTATCCCAATAATCCTACTACGGCTATGGCACCAGATAGTTTCTATAGAGAACTAATTGAATTTGCAAGAAAACACAATATTATTGTAATTCATGATAATGCTTATAGTGAGTTAGTGTATGATGAAAGAAGAGCAGGTAGTTTTCTTGCGTTTCCAGGGGCTAAAGAAGTAGGTGTTGAATTCAATTCCTTATCTAAGACATATGGATTAGCAGGAGCACGAATAGGTTTTTGTGTTGGTAATAGTGAAGTTGTGGCTCGTTTAAAAATGTTAAAATCAAATATTGATTATGGTATGTATTTACCTTTTCAAAAAGCAGCTATAGCGGCTATTACAGGAAGTCAAGAATGTGTAGAAGAAACGAAAAAGGCCTATGAAAAGAGAAGGGATATTCTATGTATGGGCTTTAAAAAAATCGGATGGGAAATAGATAAGCCAGAAGCCACAATGTTTATCTGGACAAGAATCCCTTATCATTATGAAAAGTCGGAAGATTTTGCTATGGATATGATAAAAAAAGCAGGGGTTATTGTAACCCCAGGAAGTGCTTTTGGTCCATCAGGCGAGGGTTATGTAAGATTGGCTTTAGTCCAAGATGAAGACGCATTGAAAAAGGCCATACAAGCGGTACATAAAAGTGGGATATTAAATCAGCCGATGCCTCTTACTACGTAA
- a CDS encoding sensor domain-containing diguanylate cyclase has translation MKIEKLFLPIVLLFLIIIIILQVTYNKKPVYSEASYASHNLVTLNGPWELYWGELLEPKESDFNNYPKTFINLPIELTALSINNQSINYNGYATLRLNIKVDDIAQVYGLKGNYLSSANKIWVNGEPLVSNGNVTKSKEAYAPYYFPLEVFFTTETENIEIVIQIANYHHRRIRLREIHFGPINKIIQYSSYNIIKEGIIFGSLLLITFYYFVLYFYQKREYSLITLALISLIIALRVSIVNERVLVRIFPNIHPELLMKLGYLSAFLLIPLLIIYINKIFKMGKPNENKYIAYFCLAVFIMIALTNVRVYDFIFEYGSFLFVIWGTYKLCILVKTGITNNIRGFHIMLTGGLVILYSGLNDILRELTFINTPELLSIGIVFFMILQSIFLAWQFKDEYERASALSIENDRILIQLERLNKDVEGKIAERTKALEISNSKLKALSNIDPLTELGNRRYFKEKLEKEWNASIQTNRILSIIMLDIDYFKQFNDTYGHLEGDNCLKAIAKTLKSIVRQHKGIGARYGGEEFVILLSNSNYDQSKIIAEEIRHSILSLKIPHETSTVSDYVTVSLGIHSNIITSKDTMSSFINKADRSLYYAKESGRNRSC, from the coding sequence ATGAAAATCGAAAAATTATTCTTGCCAATAGTCTTACTCTTTTTAATTATTATAATAATATTACAAGTAACTTACAATAAAAAACCTGTTTATTCAGAAGCTTCCTATGCATCTCACAATCTAGTAACACTTAATGGCCCTTGGGAATTATATTGGGGTGAGCTATTAGAGCCAAAAGAATCGGACTTTAACAATTATCCTAAAACATTTATTAATCTCCCTATTGAATTAACTGCATTATCTATAAATAACCAATCTATTAATTATAATGGTTATGCTACTTTAAGGTTAAATATTAAAGTTGATGATATAGCTCAAGTTTATGGATTAAAAGGAAATTACTTATCCTCTGCTAATAAAATATGGGTTAATGGAGAGCCCTTAGTATCTAATGGTAATGTAACTAAGAGTAAAGAAGCCTATGCGCCTTATTATTTTCCTTTAGAAGTTTTTTTTACGACAGAAACAGAAAACATAGAGATTGTCATTCAAATTGCTAATTATCATCATAGAAGAATACGCCTAAGAGAAATTCATTTTGGCCCAATTAATAAAATTATTCAATACAGTAGTTATAACATTATAAAAGAAGGTATTATATTTGGAAGTTTGCTTTTAATCACTTTTTATTATTTTGTTCTATATTTTTATCAAAAACGAGAATACTCATTGATCACTTTAGCACTAATATCTTTGATAATCGCGCTAAGAGTATCCATTGTAAATGAGAGAGTCCTTGTTAGAATTTTTCCAAATATTCATCCTGAGCTATTAATGAAACTAGGGTATTTGTCTGCTTTTTTATTAATTCCTTTATTAATAATATACATAAACAAAATTTTCAAAATGGGTAAACCAAATGAAAACAAATACATTGCTTATTTCTGCCTTGCTGTTTTTATAATGATTGCTTTAACAAATGTTAGAGTATATGATTTTATTTTCGAATATGGTTCTTTTTTGTTTGTCATTTGGGGTACTTATAAACTTTGTATCTTAGTTAAAACAGGTATCACTAATAACATTAGGGGATTTCATATTATGCTTACAGGAGGCTTGGTAATCTTATACTCCGGTCTAAATGATATCCTAAGAGAATTAACCTTTATAAATACACCGGAACTTCTATCTATTGGCATTGTTTTTTTTATGATTCTTCAATCTATATTCTTAGCTTGGCAATTTAAAGACGAATATGAAAGAGCTTCTGCTTTATCTATAGAAAATGATAGAATATTAATTCAGTTAGAAAGATTAAATAAAGATGTTGAAGGAAAAATCGCTGAAAGAACTAAAGCTTTAGAGATTTCAAATAGCAAACTAAAAGCTTTATCCAATATAGATCCATTAACTGAATTAGGCAATAGGCGCTATTTTAAAGAAAAATTAGAAAAAGAATGGAATGCCTCTATACAAACAAATAGAATTCTGTCCATTATAATGCTTGATATAGATTATTTCAAACAGTTTAATGATACTTATGGACATTTAGAAGGTGACAATTGTTTAAAAGCAATCGCTAAAACATTAAAATCAATAGTAAGACAACATAAAGGTATTGGTGCTCGTTATGGTGGTGAAGAGTTTGTTATATTGCTTTCTAATTCAAATTATGATCAATCAAAAATAATTGCTGAAGAAATTAGACATAGCATATTAAGCCTTAAAATACCTCATGAAACATCTACCGTAAGTGATTATGTAACTGTGAGTTTAGGAATACATTCTAATATTATAACCTCTAAAGACACGATGAGTTCCTTTATTAATAAAGCTGATCGTTCTTTGTACTATGCAAAAGAAAGTGGTAGAAATAGGTCTTGTTAG
- a CDS encoding DUF998 domain-containing protein, translating into MKRKKLINWLCLSGIISLVFYILHTSVGAMYYPGYDWMSQAVSDLTAINAPSFMIANGLASVYALFACLNVVLVCIIIQGKGNRALRLGIYLFAVMNWVSAIGYALFPLSDSGYGGTFQDIMHVYVITLLVVMLSIVSLVLIIIGGFKKDRKYKSLGIWAIIALVCMFIGPMGMAIVPKSYFGIVERFSVYSAVVFNAILGMYGFAFFDRIER; encoded by the coding sequence ATGAAAAGGAAAAAATTAATTAATTGGCTCTGTTTATCAGGAATTATCAGTCTGGTTTTTTATATTCTACATACAAGTGTAGGGGCGATGTATTATCCAGGATATGATTGGATGAGTCAAGCAGTAAGCGATCTAACAGCAATAAATGCACCATCTTTTATGATTGCAAATGGATTGGCTTCGGTATATGCTTTGTTTGCTTGTTTAAATGTTGTATTGGTTTGTATCATTATTCAAGGAAAAGGGAATAGAGCTTTAAGGCTGGGAATATATCTTTTTGCGGTAATGAATTGGGTATCAGCAATTGGATATGCACTTTTTCCTCTATCAGATAGTGGGTATGGAGGAACTTTTCAAGATATAATGCATGTATATGTTATAACCTTGCTAGTTGTTATGTTGTCCATTGTATCTCTTGTTTTAATTATTATCGGTGGATTTAAAAAAGATAGGAAATATAAGTCTTTAGGAATATGGGCAATTATTGCATTAGTATGTATGTTCATAGGTCCAATGGGTATGGCTATAGTGCCAAAGTCATATTTTGGAATTGTTGAGCGCTTTAGTGTGTACAGTGCAGTAGTATTCAATGCTATTCTGGGGATGTATGGGTTTGCTTTTTTTGATAGAATTGAGCGATAA
- a CDS encoding GNAT family N-acetyltransferase, protein MYLNKTNAVYEVLEGDTNNLEDIYIRYSKAFPENERKSLEQLKKLMITGDYKLLLLKEAQKGEINGYAFVYIINDQKTLWLDYIVIQEGYKGKGVGSEFFNKILKYFGKEYIGMFMEVEMPDGNDINQERRLNYYKKLGASIVSMEYKLPTNDGGFEMYLMYQSINNMILTKNHIMGSIKKVYEVIHSDINDTEALYQQVINTIG, encoded by the coding sequence ATGTATTTAAATAAGACAAATGCAGTTTATGAAGTATTGGAAGGAGATACAAATAATTTAGAAGACATATATATAAGATATTCTAAAGCATTTCCAGAAAATGAAAGAAAAAGTTTAGAACAGCTAAAAAAATTGATGATCACAGGGGATTATAAATTACTCTTATTAAAAGAGGCTCAAAAAGGTGAGATAAATGGCTATGCATTTGTATATATAATAAATGATCAAAAGACCCTATGGCTTGACTACATAGTCATTCAAGAAGGATATAAAGGCAAAGGGGTGGGAAGTGAATTTTTCAATAAGATACTCAAGTATTTTGGAAAGGAATACATAGGTATGTTTATGGAGGTTGAAATGCCTGACGGAAATGATATCAATCAAGAAAGAAGATTAAATTATTATAAAAAACTTGGAGCATCTATTGTATCAATGGAGTATAAACTTCCAACTAATGATGGGGGATTTGAAATGTATCTTATGTATCAATCAATTAATAATATGATACTAACTAAGAATCATATAATGGGTTCTATTAAGAAAGTATACGAGGTTATTCATTCTGATATAAATGATACAGAAGCATTATATCAACAAGTAATTAATACAATAGGTTAA
- a CDS encoding protein adenylyltransferase SelO family protein, which translates to MGAYAGHQFGHFVMLGDGRVILLGEQITPLMEQW; encoded by the coding sequence ATTGGTGCTTATGCTGGTCATCAATTTGGGCATTTTGTAATGTTAGGTGATGGCAGAGTTATTTTATTAGGCGAACAAATAACACCATTAATGGAGCAGTGGTGA
- a CDS encoding serine hydrolase domain-containing protein: MIAKMKVYFIITLIITTLLGCTQSSNTNTHVVDDASNQILVDFQTKVDDYLNNLEFNGSILLAKNGQIYVHKGYGYSNGTNLQNTEDTIYYIGSITKPITAMAIMQLQEAGKLNVMDTIDKYFPDFIGGEKITIHHLLTHTSGLDRNNYFSIVNENSIMSDDFFNQFYEFTNSLSRNALPGERYSYSNTGYMILGKIIELVSGLSYGDYINEYISKPLDMPDTGFTIYPPERLANPFTFTFKTTYFHPSLYYSTGGIYSTVEDLYEFVRAIKNNTLINEKTTKEMLTPYKDSYSYGWIINNTRVSHNGYIDGYHSYLFYNMKDDTAIIILSNDHKSNMDAIIIKFIRYMADI; the protein is encoded by the coding sequence ATGATAGCTAAAATGAAAGTTTATTTCATTATTACCTTAATAATTACTACACTCCTTGGGTGTACTCAAAGTTCAAATACCAACACTCATGTTGTTGATGATGCATCTAATCAAATACTTGTTGATTTTCAAACGAAGGTTGATGACTATTTAAATAACTTGGAATTCAACGGTTCAATTTTATTAGCAAAGAATGGACAAATTTATGTTCATAAAGGATATGGTTATTCAAATGGTACAAATCTTCAAAATACTGAAGATACAATTTATTATATAGGGTCTATAACAAAACCCATTACTGCTATGGCTATTATGCAGCTTCAAGAAGCAGGAAAGCTGAATGTAATGGATACCATTGATAAATACTTCCCTGATTTTATTGGGGGCGAGAAAATTACCATACACCATTTGCTTACCCACACTTCTGGTTTAGACAGAAATAATTATTTCAGTATAGTTAATGAAAATAGTATTATGTCCGATGATTTCTTTAATCAATTTTATGAATTTACAAATAGTCTGTCAAGAAATGCTTTGCCTGGTGAGAGATATTCTTATAGCAATACAGGTTATATGATATTAGGTAAAATAATAGAACTAGTAAGCGGTTTATCTTATGGTGATTATATCAATGAATATATATCGAAACCTCTAGATATGCCTGATACAGGGTTTACAATATACCCTCCAGAAAGACTAGCTAATCCCTTTACATTTACATTTAAAACAACTTATTTTCATCCATCATTATACTATTCAACTGGAGGTATTTATTCTACTGTAGAAGATTTATATGAATTTGTTAGAGCTATTAAAAATAATACACTAATTAATGAAAAAACCACTAAAGAAATGCTTACTCCCTATAAGGATTCCTATTCTTATGGGTGGATTATAAACAACACAAGAGTAAGCCACAATGGATATATTGATGGGTATCACTCCTACCTTTTTTATAATATGAAAGATGATACAGCTATTATAATTTTGTCTAACGATCATAAATCAAATATGGATGCTATTATAATAAAATTCATAAGGTATATGGCGGATATTTAA
- a CDS encoding protein adenylyltransferase SelO, translating into MIDKKDDIIWNFDNSYAQLPKIFYSHLKPMPVKAPKVSIINNKLAKELGLDAHALEHKNGLEILGGNYIPKDAFPVAQAYAGHQFGHFTMLGDGRAILLGEQITPSGERVDIQLKGSGRTPYSRGGDGRATLGPMLREYIISEAMYGLGIPTTRSLAVVTTGEDVIRETVLPGAILTRVAASHLRVGTFEYAARWGSVDDLRALADYTLERHFPDYKSEENKYLYLLKEVIKRQAQLITKWQMVGFIHGVMNTDNMTISGESIDYGPCAFMDTYNPLTVFSSIDRQGRYAYGNQPHIGGWNLSRLAETLVPLLHIDEDEGLILAQDAITEYGELYEKYWLSGMRAKLGLFNEEVEDKELIENLLITMEKYKVDFTNTFRGLTLNKIERTALFDKEDFSQWLVMWDKRRSRQKESKEDSYKLMKRNNPSVIPRNHRVEEALEAAVNNGDSSVMERLLEVLSKPYDYTEEQEAYTTLPDASCSSYRTFCGT; encoded by the coding sequence ATGATTGATAAGAAAGATGATATAATATGGAATTTTGATAACAGTTATGCTCAATTGCCCAAAATATTTTATTCACATCTTAAACCAATGCCTGTAAAAGCACCAAAAGTTAGCATTATAAACAATAAACTAGCAAAAGAGCTTGGCTTAGATGCTCACGCATTGGAACATAAAAATGGATTAGAAATTCTTGGAGGAAATTATATACCTAAAGATGCCTTTCCTGTTGCACAAGCATATGCAGGTCATCAATTTGGGCATTTTACAATGTTAGGAGATGGCAGAGCTATTTTATTAGGTGAACAAATAACACCTTCTGGTGAAAGAGTAGATATTCAACTTAAAGGCTCTGGGAGAACACCTTATTCTAGAGGCGGAGATGGAAGAGCAACCTTAGGCCCTATGTTACGGGAATATATTATTAGTGAAGCCATGTATGGTCTTGGGATTCCAACGACTCGTAGCTTAGCAGTTGTAACCACGGGTGAGGACGTTATTAGAGAAACAGTTTTACCAGGTGCAATTCTAACCCGTGTGGCAGCTTCTCACTTAAGAGTTGGTACCTTTGAATATGCTGCAAGATGGGGATCAGTTGATGACTTAAGGGCATTAGCCGATTATACTTTGGAAAGACATTTTCCAGATTATAAATCAGAAGAAAACAAATACCTCTACCTTCTTAAAGAAGTGATAAAAAGACAAGCACAATTGATTACAAAATGGCAAATGGTTGGCTTTATCCATGGTGTTATGAATACTGATAATATGACCATCAGTGGGGAAAGTATTGATTATGGACCTTGTGCTTTTATGGATACCTACAATCCTTTAACTGTTTTTAGTTCAATTGATAGGCAAGGGCGATATGCTTATGGTAATCAACCTCATATTGGAGGTTGGAATCTTTCGAGACTTGCTGAAACATTAGTCCCACTACTCCACATAGATGAAGATGAAGGCTTAATATTGGCTCAAGATGCCATTACAGAATATGGTGAGTTATATGAAAAATATTGGCTTTCTGGAATGAGAGCTAAACTTGGTCTATTTAATGAGGAAGTAGAAGATAAAGAACTCATAGAAAATTTGTTGATAACGATGGAAAAATACAAAGTAGATTTTACAAATACATTTCGTGGATTAACATTAAATAAGATAGAAAGAACAGCTCTCTTTGACAAAGAAGACTTTAGTCAGTGGTTAGTAATGTGGGATAAGAGAAGAAGTAGACAAAAAGAATCAAAAGAAGATTCTTATAAATTAATGAAAAGAAATAATCCTTCAGTAATTCCCAGAAATCATAGGGTAGAAGAAGCATTAGAAGCAGCAGTGAACAATGGTGATAGTAGTGTTATGGAAAGACTATTGGAAGTTCTTTCCAAACCATATGATTATACTGAAGAACAAGAGGCTTATACAACACTACCTGATGCATCTTGTAGTTCTTATCGAACTTTTTGTGGCACTTAA
- a CDS encoding DUF421 domain-containing protein, which translates to MSEIVTILMRTVIMFVVVLFVFRLLGKKEFGELTIIDFAVSLMIAELAVIAIEDLEVSLIRGISPILLLGFLQLSLESIELKSQAFRDIVEGRPVMIIEEGKLNQHNMKKNKYDLDDMLFQLREQGISDIREVEYAVLERSGNLSIFKKGDNFTVPLIQDGDLLDDNLRIIKKNKEWLLSELDIKGYKKIKDIFYCSYMNGEFFIEMKQKR; encoded by the coding sequence ATGAGCGAAATAGTAACTATATTAATGAGAACAGTCATAATGTTCGTAGTTGTATTATTTGTATTTAGGTTACTTGGAAAAAAAGAGTTTGGAGAACTGACAATAATAGATTTCGCCGTATCCTTAATGATAGCAGAATTAGCAGTTATTGCAATTGAGGATTTAGAAGTATCATTAATTAGAGGTATATCCCCCATACTTTTACTAGGATTCCTTCAATTAAGCCTGGAATCCATTGAACTAAAAAGTCAAGCCTTCAGAGATATAGTAGAAGGAAGACCTGTTATGATTATTGAAGAGGGCAAGTTGAATCAGCATAATATGAAAAAAAACAAATATGATCTTGACGATATGTTATTTCAGCTAAGAGAACAAGGTATTTCAGATATAAGGGAAGTAGAATATGCAGTCTTAGAAAGATCTGGTAACTTATCTATATTTAAAAAGGGAGATAATTTTACAGTACCTTTGATTCAAGATGGGGATTTATTAGATGATAATTTAAGAATTATTAAAAAGAATAAGGAGTGGTTATTATCTGAATTAGACATTAAAGGGTATAAAAAAATTAAGGATATTTTTTATTGCAGTTATATGAATGGAGAGTTTTTTATTGAAATGAAACAAAAAAGATAA
- a CDS encoding ABC transporter ATP-binding protein: MSRNEYTIGDHKKHNRRQSHLGGPPGMRPGEKPKEFKKTWGKLMNYSKSYVPAIIIALLFSAIGTVFTIIGPSQLRKITDLITAGLITGIDINAIVTISTTLVILYGLSAVLTFSQGFIMATITQRISKSLRTSISKKINRLPLKYFDTNSYGDVLSRVTNDVDTIGQTMNQSLGTLVSAITLFFGSLFMMLITNVLMTVAAIFATIIGFVLMMIIMGKSQKHFMRQQEYLGAINGHIEEIYAGHNIVKVYNGEEKAKETFEKINNDLYESAFKSQFLSGLMMPIMTFIGNLGYVTVCVVGAALAMNGYITFGVIVAFMIYVRLFTQPLSQMAQAATNLQSTTAASERVFEFLEEKELEDESHKSEILTITQGNIEFRNVKFGYDEDKIIINGFSAKAKAGQKIAIVGPTGAGKTTIINLLMRFYETNEGEILIDGTPISQLTREKVHALFCMVLQDTWLFEGTIRENIVYSKPNVSNEALEKACKAVGIDHFIRTLPNGYDTVLNDKANLSQGQKQLITIARAMIENAPMLILDEATSSVDTRTELLIQEAMDKLTIGRTSFVIAHRLSTIKNADLILVMKDGDIIESGKHDDLLEHNGFYAELYNSQFEQAS, translated from the coding sequence ATGAGTAGAAATGAATACACTATCGGTGATCATAAAAAACACAACAGGCGTCAGAGCCATTTAGGAGGACCTCCAGGTATGCGACCAGGAGAAAAACCAAAAGAATTTAAAAAAACTTGGGGCAAATTAATGAATTATTCCAAGTCATATGTTCCTGCAATTATAATTGCTCTTTTATTCTCTGCTATAGGGACTGTTTTTACTATCATTGGGCCAAGTCAACTCCGTAAAATAACAGACCTCATAACTGCCGGACTTATAACAGGTATTGATATTAATGCCATTGTAACCATATCTACAACTTTGGTTATTTTATACGGCCTTAGCGCAGTATTAACTTTTAGCCAAGGATTTATTATGGCAACAATTACTCAGAGAATTTCTAAAAGCCTACGTACTTCAATCTCTAAAAAAATAAATCGTTTGCCTCTAAAGTACTTTGATACCAATAGTTATGGGGACGTTCTCAGCCGTGTAACCAATGATGTGGATACCATTGGTCAGACCATGAACCAAAGTCTTGGTACCCTTGTAAGTGCTATAACATTGTTCTTTGGATCTTTATTTATGATGTTAATCACAAATGTGCTTATGACAGTGGCAGCTATTTTTGCTACCATTATTGGTTTTGTTCTGATGATGATTATTATGGGTAAATCTCAAAAACATTTTATGCGCCAACAAGAGTACTTAGGTGCTATTAATGGTCATATAGAAGAAATTTATGCCGGACATAATATTGTAAAAGTATATAACGGTGAAGAAAAAGCAAAAGAAACTTTTGAAAAAATAAATAACGATCTTTATGAAAGTGCCTTTAAATCTCAGTTTTTATCCGGTCTTATGATGCCTATTATGACTTTCATTGGTAACTTAGGATATGTTACTGTTTGTGTTGTAGGTGCTGCCCTTGCAATGAATGGGTATATTACTTTCGGTGTAATTGTTGCTTTTATGATTTATGTTAGGCTTTTTACTCAACCTTTGTCACAAATGGCTCAAGCAGCAACGAATTTACAGTCAACAACGGCAGCTAGTGAACGTGTTTTTGAATTCTTAGAAGAAAAAGAATTAGAAGATGAAAGCCATAAAAGTGAGATTCTGACAATAACACAAGGCAATATTGAATTTAGAAATGTGAAATTCGGTTATGACGAAGACAAAATTATTATTAACGGATTTTCAGCTAAAGCAAAAGCTGGGCAAAAAATTGCTATCGTAGGTCCTACAGGTGCAGGTAAAACTACAATCATCAATCTTTTAATGCGTTTTTATGAGACCAATGAAGGAGAGATTCTCATTGATGGTACACCTATTAGCCAATTAACACGTGAAAAAGTGCATGCATTATTTTGTATGGTACTTCAAGACACTTGGCTCTTTGAAGGAACTATTCGAGAGAATATTGTTTATAGCAAACCTAATGTGAGCAATGAAGCATTAGAAAAAGCCTGTAAAGCTGTTGGTATAGATCATTTTATCCGTACATTACCTAATGGTTATGATACGGTTCTGAATGACAAAGCCAATCTTTCTCAAGGACAAAAACAATTGATTACTATTGCCCGTGCTATGATTGAAAATGCGCCTATGTTGATTCTTGATGAGGCAACAAGTTCTGTGGATACTAGAACAGAACTTCTTATTCAAGAAGCAATGGATAAATTAACAATAGGTAGGACCTCTTTTGTCATTGCACACCGACTTTCTACCATTAAAAATGCTGATTTAATCCTTGTTATGAAAGACGGAGACATTATTGAAAGTGGCAAGCACGATGACCTTCTTGAACATAATGGTTTTTATGCAGAATTGTATAATAGCCAATTTGAGCAAGCATCCTAA